The Hoplias malabaricus isolate fHopMal1 chromosome 9, fHopMal1.hap1, whole genome shotgun sequence genome contains a region encoding:
- the nhsl2 gene encoding NHS-like protein 2 isoform X3, with translation MFWDRKHGAMGNSQRRAKGRHKTKGATATTNLDTESKRTAHFQSSWQQHVNVFGSWSRPECVQELHQEAQLNLQSLLQDFEEQLYDNRVTGQTFRHPSSQSSEDTSTLCLSPSSLNKKTDFVFLPANKQVCEDEATSVGVRAQDPAACSSDRALLGWNSVVGPPVAEKPRWHLAGRHTPAHLVPIDVTGQSFDKHASELQAHFRTEPAVNPKTVRRPRSVIAGPDVTLHCQGDGKILAVDLIQGACSPDSSQPRSLEPTTENTGEQHIPLRKTQSDLEHSVPPSPKTPTGLMDHATLMCPSPSWNGPKGSTFSPSWNDSYNYAVVPNPVAKHHLSKPGMLAPGSGGAGLMYPSQTSSGMSLSSESHSSSFTSISEPSGHRAHAVTHGGALTGKRIEIEGAAASPDANNKNGREKRSARANAFKFRERSLSTPTDSGSLCSADNMCCPGETGPIVREGESYALLYPSNSSEDSTSTDNVSVTTGSDFYPEGRLRIRSRSISLKKPKKKPPPPVRSVSLMKSLSESGRMSYCHGEGHFRDGRPKSLFIPRDHNLQDSFQPEFLMASKPEEETHSSLEIASDSSQPPDRETDMAFPPHWQLSEWKSNNDPYRSLSGSSTATGTTVIECIKVRGSSESLNSPSTSRATSPSQFSIEAETKVSPFKPPCLMSPSSGYSSQSETPTPTISNSVVTGPAPTGCKMRPKIPERKSSLPATSPKDRSRSRLSFELPVNSQIDLSSVKPKPKACRRHSDTSTTSKPGKQSPSQSSQPMVTTTDLRNIRLRSVSRSELEDSPDGSSDIIEEEQGRDLSPPITPSSSKPPKPPVAVKPPLPKRPVNLMLKSPSSSPHAQESPPASPVDRPMPVGNIYMVVRKPKPKRPNQSPISPSAVTHQDQMPSYPPPLPEFDLEHGLPIEEDFNIPASPEKEEKSKTLPSRVTMSCLAELDKKKPKVPPPVPKKPNVLLLPSPTIQANGTTEKQSLISDNDSQSPIGPPPYETEEASYKELDQECPIDQGVHVIFESNINQECQGDVETLGSPENPDTTEDEPSMLPGPVQHADVTALTADIVTETPLEENSCASDKTELHITEETEDDVFVHTPTTHTTEDLFTIIHRSKRKVLGRKEPVDSFGSRQSLVSPVKSSASDIRTLTLGSTPRSSSRNENFMALLQKKSSKSSSGTRVSAMELLKSTNPLARRVTEFSQLEPDGAGTDSSKVVPPDQ, from the exons ACTTTGAGGAGCAGCTGTATGATAACAGAGTAACCGGACAGACGTTCAGACACCCATCCTCTCAGAGCTCAGAAGACACCTCCACACTCTGCCTGTCTCCTTCCTCTCTCAACAAGAAGACTGACTTTGTCTTCCTG CCTGCAAATAAGCAGGTGTGTGAAGATGAGGCAACATCAGTAGGGGTCCGGGCTCAGGACCCTGCTGCCTGTAGTTCAGATCGTGCTCTGCTGGGCTGGAACTCTGTGGTTGGGCCTCCAGTCGCTGAGAAACCTCGCTGGCACCTCGCTGGTCGGCACACTCCTGCTCATCTCGTCCCCATTGATGTTACAG GCCAGAGCTTTGATAAGCACGCCAGCGAACTCCAGGCCCACTTTAGAACTGAGCCGGCGGTCAACCCAAAGACCGTCCGCCGCCCGAGGAGTGTGATCGCAGGCCCCGATGTCACGCTACACTGCCAAG GTGATGGCAAGATCCTTGCTGTTGATTTGATACAAGGTGCCTGTTCTCCAGACTCCTCCCAGCCAAGATCCCTGGAGCCCACCACAGAAAATACTGGCGAACAACATATACCCTTAAGGAAAACACAGAGTGACCTAGAGCACAGTGTCCCCCCTTCCCCCAAAACCCCCACAGGCTTGATGGATCACGCCACTCTTATGTGCCCCAGCCCTTCCTGGAATGGCCCAAAGGGCTCCACCTTCTCTCCTTCCTGGAATGACTCCTACAACTATGCTGTGGTACCAAATCCTGTTGCCAAGCATCACTTGTCCAAACCTGGGATGTTAGCGCCAGGTAGTGGTGGAGCTGGCCTTATGTATCCTTCTCAGACCAGCTCGGGTATGTCCCTGAGCTCTGAATCACACTCCAGTTCATTCACTTCTATCTCTGAACCTTCTGGTCACAGGGCACATGCAGTTACACATGGCGGTGCTTTAACGGGAAAAAGGATTGAGATCGAGGGGGCAGCAGCCAGTCCAGATGCTAACAATAAGAATGGGAGAGAGAAGAGGTCAGCACGTGCCAATGCGTTCAAGTTCCGTGAACGCTCCCTTTCTACGCCAACAGATTCGGGTTCTTTATGCTCAGCAGACAACATGTGCTGTCCAGGTGAGACAGGGCCTATTGTCAGAGAAGGTGAGAGTTATGCCCTGCTCTACCCAAGCAACAGTTCTGAGGACAGCACCAGCACTGACAATGTCTCCGTGACCACCGGTTCAGACTTTTACCCAGAGGGTCGACTAAGGATACGATCACGCAGCATCTCGCTGAAGAAGCCCAAGAAAAAACCACCACCTCCAGTACGAAGCGTTTCCTTGATGAAGAGCTTGTCAGAGTCTGGTAGGATGAGCTACTGCCATGGTGAAGGGCACTTCAGAGATGGTAGGCCCAAGAGCCTCTTTATACCTCGAGATCATAATCTCCAGGACTCTTTCCAACCTGAGTTCCTCATGGCATCCAAACCAGAGGAAGAGACTCATAGCAGTTTAGAGATAGCCTCTGATAGCTCCCAGCCCcctgacagagagacagacatggCCTTCCCTCCACATTGGCAACTCAGTGAATGGAAATCCAACAATGATCCTTACAGGTCATTATCAGGATCCAGCACTGCCACAGGTACTACAGTGATAGAGTGTATTAAGGTGCGTGGCAGCTCAGAGTCTCTGAATTCACCATCCACGTCTCGAGCCACATCCCCCTCCCAGTTTTCCATTGAAGCTGAAACTAAGGTTTCTCCATTCAAGCCTCCATGTCTCATGTCTCCATCCAGTGGCTATTCTAGTCAATCTGAAACACCCACTCCAACTATTTCCAACTCTGTCGTTACAGGACCTGCTCCAACAGGGTGCAAGATGCGTCCAAAGATCCCAGAGAGGAAGTCTTCACTACCTGCCACATCCCCAAAAGATAGATCAAGGTCTCGCCTCTCCTTTGAGCTACCTGTAAATTCCCAAATAGATTTATCTTCTGTGAAACCCAAACCTAAAGCTTGCCGGAGGCACTCAGACACTTCTACAACCAGTAAACCAGGAAAACAGAGTCCTAGTCAGTCATCACAGCCCATGGTTACCACGACTGACCTGAGAAACATCAGACTTCGTTCAGTGAGTCGCTCAGAACTTGAGGATAGTCCTGATGGCTCCTCTGACATTATAGAGGAGGAGCAAGGGCGTGATCTCAGTCCTCCTATTACCCCTTCTAGCTCGAAACCACCCAAGCCACCAGTTGCAGTAAAGCCACCGTTGCCTAAACGACCCGTGAACTTGATGTTGAAGTCTCCCTCATCTTCCCCTCATGCCCAGGAATCTCCACCGGCTTCGCCAGTGGATCGGCCTATGCCAGTAGGCAACATCTACATGGTGGTAAGGAAGCCTAAACCCAAGAGGCCAAATCAATCACCAATCAGTCCATCTGCAGTGACCCATCAAGATCAGATGCCAAGCTATCCACCTCCTCTGCCTGAGTTTGATCTTGAACATGGGCTTCCAATTGAGGAAGATTTTAACATCCCGGCCAGcccagagaaagaggaaaaaagcaaGACCCTTCCTAGTCGAGTCACTATGTCTTGCCTAGCTGAGTTAGACAAGAAGAAACCCAAGGTGCCTCCACCAGTCCCCAAAAAACCAAATGTCCTCCTGCTACCTTCCCCTACAATTCAAGCCAATGGCACTACAGAGAAACAGTCTCTCATATCTGACAATGATTCTCAGTCACCCATAGGGCCTCCGCCATACGAAACTGAAGAGGCATCTTATAAGGAACTGGACCAAGAATGCCCCATTGACCAGGGGGTGCATGTGATCTTTGAGAGCAACATAAATCAAGAATGTCAAGGAGACGTGGAGACCCTTGGAAGTCCAGAAAACCCTGATACAACTGAGGATGAGCCTTCTATGCTTCCTGGACCTGTTCAACATGCTGATGTTACAGCTCTCACTGCAGATATAGTTACAG AAACACCACTGGAGGAAAATAGCTGTGCCAGTGACAAAACAGAACTACATATCACTGAAGAAACAGAGGATGATGTGTTTGTCCATACTCCTACGACTCATACCACCGAGGACCTTTTCACCATCATACACAG GTCTAAGCGGAAGGTCCTAGGCCGTAAAGAACCAGTGGACTCCTTTGGCAGTCGGCAGAGCCTTGTGTCCCCTGTGAAGAGCAGTGCTAGCGACATTCGAACCCTTACTCTAGGAAGCACTCCAAGATCAAGCTCTCGGAATGAGAACTTCATGGCTCTTCTTCAGAAGAAGAGTAGCAAGTCGAGCAGTGGCACTCGTGTCTCTGCCATGGAACTGCTGAAGAGCACGAACCCATTGGCTCGCCGTGTCACAGAGTTTTCTCAGTTGGAACCAGATGGTGCTGGAACAGACTCGTCAAAAGTGGTTCCACCAGACCAGTGA